The region GATAATTTGCTGAAACGCAAATTACAGGCCGACGAGAAAGCATTGATAGCACCGGTTAGCGAGCTTAATGAGTGGCTTGCGGATACATTAAATAACTGTCGCCATAAAATAAGCGAACTGCATGCTGAAAAGCATCAGCCTGATGAACTTAATGCACTGTTCAGAAAGTATGTAACAAGCCATGACTTTTAAAGAATTAAAACAACACCCACAGTATCTGCTGCTTGATTGTATCAGCGGAAGTACCGCTTATAACCTGAACGTACAGGGATCCGACATTGATAAAAAAGGGATCTTTATACTGCCCCGGCAACAATTATATGGATTTGCGGGTACGGAACAGGTGGCCAATGAAAGTAACGACGAGGTTTATTTTGAGATAGAACGCTTTATTGATCTGCTAACCAAAAATAACCCCAACATACTGGAGTTGCTGAGCACACCCCAGCAGTTTATAACCTATCGTCATCCTTTGATGGATTTGATACGACCGGAGGATTTTTTATCGAAACTTTGCCTGGGTACTTTTGCCGGTTATGCGCAGACACAGGTGAAAAAAGCCCGCGGTTTGAATAAAAAGATCAATAAACCACTGGGGGATGATCGAAAAACCGTACTTGACTTTTGTTATGTGCTGCACAATAATGGCAGTGTTACTTTACAGCAATGGCTGCATGATAACAGATTGCAGCAACAGGAATGTGGCTTAACGGCGCTTGATCATTTCCGGGGAACCTATTTGCTTTATCACCAAAGGCAAATGGAGGGGAGTGTTTGGCTGCGCGGCATTTTGTCGGGTATGGATGCCGACGATGTGCAATTGAGCCAGGTGCCAAAAGGTGTGGAGCATATGGCCGTATTGCATTTTAATAAGGATGGCTATTCGGTTTATTGCCGTGAATATAAGGAGTATAAAGAGTGGGAGGCAAAGCGTAACCAGCAGCGTTATCAAAGTACGCTGTCGCATGGTAAAAATTATGACGCCAAAAATATGATGCATACGTTCAGGCTGTTGAATATGGCCGAAGAAATAGCCGTGCATCAGCAAGTGATGGTTCACCGGCACGACCGGGAGTTTTTACTAAACATCCGCAATGGTGAATTTGAGTTTGACGACCTGATGAAAATGGTAGAGGAGAAAATGGAGTATATAAAAGAACTGTACGCGACATCAATATTACCAGATAAACCCGATATGCAAAAGGCTGAAAATCTGCTGGTGCGGATACGGGAAAAGTTTTATGGAGATAAATAAACTGCTAAACAAAACGCCTCAGATTGAAAGATCTGAGGCGTTTTGTTTGGGATATAAATTAGTGCGCATCAGGTATACTTACCTTTGTTGCTTTTACTTCCTTTCTTTTTTTAATGGTGATAATCACCAAGGGGATGCAGCAGGCATTTAAAATAGCCAGTAGTAAAAATGCATCCATGTAGCTTAGTAAAAAGGTTTGTCGTACTACGATGTTTTCCAGTGCGCCGATGGATTGCTGGATAGCACGCAGGTAATTGGAGCCATGCGCCATAAAATTCTGGACAAGGGATTGCTGCCGCATGATGGTTTGCGGGTCTGAAGCGGTAACATGTGTAATTAAGGCGGTTCGGTTGGCTGCCTCGCGGTGTGCTATGTAGGTATTAATTAAAGCAATGCCGAATGAGCCACCCATTTGCCGCATCATATTATTGAGTGCCGCACCCTGTGGTATCTCGGCCGGTTTCAATTCCGAAACGGCCAGTGCTGTTAACGGAACGATCAGCAGGGCCGCGCTAAGTCCGCGGAAGATCAGCGGAATAAAAAAGTAAGCACTCCCGGTCGCCAGGTTTGATCCCGACATGATGTACCCGAACGCTGCTGATAAGCCAAACCCTAAAATGATGAGGTATTGCGGTCGCAAACCACTTTGCAGCATCTTGCCTAAAAAAGGCGAGATCATGGCTGCCATTAAAGTCCCGGGCAGCAGCATAGTTCCGGTTTGGAAGGCAGAGTAACCAATGATGCGCTGTGAAAACAAAGGAAAAACGAACACATTACTAAACAATCCAAAGCCCAAAACAAAAGTCATGATGGCCGAAATGGATAAGGTAGTGCTCTTTAACACCCGCAGGTTAATTACCGGGAAGGGGATCCGCAGTTCCCACCAGATCAGAATGGCTATTGATAATGCCGAAATGATGCTGAGTACCAGGATATAGGTTGCCGAGAACCAATCGTCGGTTTGGCCGCGCTCTAAAACTACCTGGAGCGAGCCTACGCCTACGGTAAGCAGAAAGATGCCGAGCCAGTCGATACTTCGCCCATCGGTTGATCTTTTGGTGGGCTTCAAATAGATATATGACAACAGCGCTGCCATAATCCCGATAGGGATATTGACATAAAAAATCCACTGCCATGATAAATTATCCACAATATACCCTCCCATTACCGGGCCAATAGACGGGCCGATAATGATACCCAGGCTGAATATGCCGC is a window of Mucilaginibacter inviolabilis DNA encoding:
- a CDS encoding DNA polymerase beta superfamily protein yields the protein MTFKELKQHPQYLLLDCISGSTAYNLNVQGSDIDKKGIFILPRQQLYGFAGTEQVANESNDEVYFEIERFIDLLTKNNPNILELLSTPQQFITYRHPLMDLIRPEDFLSKLCLGTFAGYAQTQVKKARGLNKKINKPLGDDRKTVLDFCYVLHNNGSVTLQQWLHDNRLQQQECGLTALDHFRGTYLLYHQRQMEGSVWLRGILSGMDADDVQLSQVPKGVEHMAVLHFNKDGYSVYCREYKEYKEWEAKRNQQRYQSTLSHGKNYDAKNMMHTFRLLNMAEEIAVHQQVMVHRHDREFLLNIRNGEFEFDDLMKMVEEKMEYIKELYATSILPDKPDMQKAENLLVRIREKFYGDK
- a CDS encoding DHA2 family efflux MFS transporter permease subunit; the encoded protein is METGFRKWIIVITIITSTIIELIDTTIVNVSINTMSGNLGASLEDTAWVITSYAIANVIIIPMTSFLAEKIGRKQYYIGSILLFTLASAMCGFSDNLWELVAFRFLQGIGGGALLSTSQSILFETFPPKERATASGIFSLGIIIGPSIGPVMGGYIVDNLSWQWIFYVNIPIGIMAALLSYIYLKPTKRSTDGRSIDWLGIFLLTVGVGSLQVVLERGQTDDWFSATYILVLSIISALSIAILIWWELRIPFPVINLRVLKSTTLSISAIMTFVLGFGLFSNVFVFPLFSQRIIGYSAFQTGTMLLPGTLMAAMISPFLGKMLQSGLRPQYLIILGFGLSAAFGYIMSGSNLATGSAYFFIPLIFRGLSAALLIVPLTALAVSELKPAEIPQGAALNNMMRQMGGSFGIALINTYIAHREAANRTALITHVTASDPQTIMRQQSLVQNFMAHGSNYLRAIQQSIGALENIVVRQTFLLSYMDAFLLLAILNACCIPLVIITIKKRKEVKATKVSIPDAH